The Megalobrama amblycephala isolate DHTTF-2021 linkage group LG7, ASM1881202v1, whole genome shotgun sequence genome window below encodes:
- the cldnd1b gene encoding claudin domain-containing protein 1b, translated as MVDNRYATALVIGSVLSLLATVYLSVAMGTQHWYQYHSQPASNDANNDANNGTFLEALQRDFEDVDESVYSVALFQLNGTLGLWWRCILIPKEQNPTMVTKCHTFTLAQQWESKFKHPGNINSGEDLLRTYLWKCQFLLPLVSVGLVFLAALIGVCACLCRSVTPTLFVGLLHLVAGLCSLATVCCFLMGVRLLHDISDLPEGMVSSLGWSLFLAVVSSPLHIMAAALFIWAARSHRQHYTRMTAYRVA; from the exons ATGGTGGACAACCGCTATGCCACGGCGCTGGTCATCGGCTCTGTGCTGAGCCTGCTTGCCACTGTCTATCTCTCTGTTGCCATGGGAACACAGCACTGGTACCAGTACCACAGTCAGCCGGCCAGCAACGATGCCAACAACGATGCCAACAACGGCACATTCCTGGAGGCTCTGCAGCGGGACTTTGAGGACGTGGATGAGAGTGTCTACAGTGTCGCTCTCTTCCAGCTGAATGGCACGCTGGGTCTCTGGTGGCGCTGCATTCTCATACCCAAAGAGCAAA ATCCGACAATGGTGACTAAATGTCACACCTTTACTTTGGCTCAGCAGTGGGAATCAAAGTTCAAACATCCTGGAAATATTAACAGCGGAGAAGATCTGCTGCGTACCT ACCTGTGGAAGTGTCAGTTCCTGTTGCCGCTGGTCTCTGTTGGGCTGGTGTTTCTTGCGGCATTGATCGGAGTGTGCGCCTGTCTATGCCGCAGTGTCACTCCCACCCTGTTCGTAGGGCTGCTGCATCTGGTGGCCG GCCTGTGTTCCCTGGCCACCGTATGCTGTTTCCTCATGGGTGTGCGTCTGCTACATGACATATCAGACCTGCCAGAGGGCATGGTCTCCTCTCTGGGTTGGTCCTTGTTTTTGGCCGTGGTCTCGTCTCCGCTGCACATCATGGCTGCTGCACTCTTCATATGGGCTGCGAGGAGTCACCGCCAACACTACACTCGAATGACAGCCTACAGGGTTGCCTAA
- the acy3.2 gene encoding N-acyl-aromatic-L-amino acid amidohydrolase (carboxylate-forming) B, whose protein sequence is MASAFLPAMGRLAVCGGTHGNELSGVYLVQEMERQRKEKGDGAWPIPVTTVLSNPRAVKECRRYVDTDMNRCFNRATLSSPTTDSSQYEVHRAQELNNQLGLKGSADAIDMICDLHNTTSNMGLTLIHYTTSDWVTLHICKYLQTKITKVPVRVLVLDVPISDAYSLESVSKHGFSIEVGPQPHGVVRADIYFIMKEAVDMTIDWIHKFNSGTVFEGGDMEAFKFIKSIDYPRNPETRTLTAAIHPQLQDRDFCLLKRGDPLFLSFSGETVKYEEEEPLHPFFINECAYYEKGIAFHLAKKLTLTIPTVQVQKH, encoded by the exons ATGGCATCAGCGTTCCTGCCAGCAATGGGTCGTTTGGCCGTATGTGGTGGTACACATGGCAATGAGCTGTCAGGTGTGTATCTGGTGCAGGAGATGGAGCGACAGAGGAAAGAGAAGGGAGACGGCGCATGGCCGATTCCCGTAACAACTGTTCTGTCAAACCCACGggctgtgaaagagtgcagaAGATACGTTGACACGGATATGAATCGCTGCTTCAACAGAGCCACGCTGAG TTCACCTACGACAGACAGCAGCCAATATGAAGTTCACCGCGCTCAGGAACTGAACAATCAGCTGGGACTGAAGGGATCTGCAGATGCAATAGACATGATTTGTGACCTCCATAACACCACATCTAACATGGGCCTCACACTCATCCATTACACAACCAGTGACTGGGTGACCCTGCACATCTGCAAATACTTACAG ACTAAGATAACCAAAGTGCCTGTGAGAGTTCTGGTACTGGATGTCCCGATTAGTGATGCATATTCCTTGGAGTCTGTATCCAAGCATGGCTTTT CAATAGAGGTCGGGCCACAGCCACATGGTGTCGTCAGGGCTGACATCTATTTCATTATGAAAGAGGCCGTCGACATGACAATCGACTGGATCCACAAATTCAACTCAG gaACAGTATTTGAAGGCGGTGATATGGAAGCCTTCAAGTTTATCAAAAGTATTGATTATCCCAGAAATCCCGAGACTCGGACTCTCACAGCTGCCATTCATCCTCAGCTGCAG GACAGAGATTTCTGTCTCCTCAAGCGGGGTGAccctttgtttttgtcattttctggAGAAACTGTGAAGTACGAAGAAGAAGAGCCACTTCATCCTTTCTTTATCAATGAGTGTGCTTACTATGAAAAGGGAATCGCTTTTCACTTGGCAAAAAAGTTGACGCTGACGATTCCAACGGTGCAAGTGCAGAAACACTGA